One Micromonospora craniellae genomic region harbors:
- a CDS encoding DODA-type extradiol aromatic ring-opening family dioxygenase — translation MSTIVAGVAASHSTLMNTHWSEVDHLDSAHRFRDGLETARAYVAEQAPDTIVVIGSNHFRGLFLDLMPTITVGVAEVLGAGEAQTPEGALPVDQDLAKKLVDGLVGDHFDPALSLRLTVDHGVTHSLQHLVPGLDIPIVPVVVNMFTPPLMPLPRAHALGTSIASAIAADGADKRVLVLASGGLSHRLPWPDWSQTLSDDDRFLVEAWLNGRHQWKEYEVRRRQIIRAATPDVNADFDRDFLAQLESGDLSRTLALNNDELEDVAGNGAQEIRSWIAMTAAVGPGRGRTLAYEPIDEWLTGMGVALFEPVSSPAAPKGKA, via the coding sequence CGCACAGCACGTTGATGAACACCCACTGGTCCGAGGTCGACCACCTCGACTCGGCCCATCGCTTCCGCGACGGCCTGGAGACGGCCCGTGCCTACGTGGCCGAGCAGGCTCCCGACACGATCGTGGTCATCGGCTCCAACCACTTCCGTGGCCTGTTCCTCGACCTCATGCCCACCATCACCGTCGGCGTCGCAGAGGTGCTCGGTGCCGGCGAGGCACAGACACCCGAGGGCGCTCTGCCGGTCGACCAGGACCTTGCCAAGAAGCTGGTCGACGGGCTGGTCGGCGACCACTTCGATCCGGCCCTGTCGCTCCGGCTCACGGTCGACCACGGTGTCACCCACAGCCTGCAACATCTGGTCCCGGGCCTCGACATCCCGATCGTGCCAGTCGTGGTGAACATGTTCACGCCGCCACTCATGCCGCTGCCCCGTGCCCACGCGCTGGGCACGTCCATCGCGTCCGCGATCGCCGCCGACGGCGCCGACAAGCGGGTACTCGTGCTCGCCTCCGGCGGCCTGTCCCACCGGCTGCCCTGGCCAGACTGGTCCCAGACGCTCTCCGACGACGACCGGTTCCTCGTCGAGGCGTGGCTCAACGGCCGGCACCAGTGGAAGGAGTACGAGGTCCGGCGGCGCCAGATCATTCGGGCCGCGACGCCCGACGTCAACGCCGACTTCGACCGCGACTTCCTCGCCCAACTCGAGTCCGGAGACCTCAGCCGGACGCTCGCCCTGAACAACGACGAACTCGAGGACGTCGCCGGCAACGGCGCCCAGGAGATCCGCTCATGGATCGCGATGACGGCGGCCGTCGGCCCGGGGCGCGGCCGGACCCTGGCCTACGAGCCGATTGACGAGTGGCTCACCGGAATGGGTGTCGCCCTCTTCGAGCCGGTTTCGTCTCCCGCAGCACCGAAAGGAAAAGCATGA
- a CDS encoding alpha/beta fold hydrolase has product MTIWTELANVEFSLGYVDAGGLRTRTLRAGRGEPVVMLHGTSGHLEAFVRNIAVLADHVECHAIDMMGHGYTDSPGQPYRIPGYVRHVLDYLDAVGIERAHFIGESLGGWVSGRLAADHPERVLSVTLVAPGGTVANPAVMDRIKTSTRRAVLSDDIELTRKRLHLLMHDPGNATEELVEVRHAIYHRPEFMANLDHLLCLQEMNNRREDLLNTEQMARISAPTRIVWGAENPFGDIPEANAMHAAIPGSALTIYPQCGHWPQHEHAERFNKETLEFLAGVPR; this is encoded by the coding sequence ATGACTATCTGGACTGAACTGGCGAACGTGGAGTTCTCCCTCGGTTACGTCGACGCGGGCGGGCTCAGGACCCGTACGCTGCGGGCCGGTCGGGGCGAGCCCGTGGTGATGCTGCACGGCACGAGCGGACACCTCGAGGCATTCGTCCGCAACATCGCCGTCCTGGCCGACCACGTGGAATGCCACGCGATCGACATGATGGGGCACGGCTACACCGACAGCCCGGGCCAGCCGTACCGCATCCCGGGGTACGTGCGGCACGTGCTCGACTACCTCGACGCGGTGGGAATCGAGCGCGCCCATTTCATCGGTGAGTCCCTCGGTGGTTGGGTTTCCGGCCGCCTGGCCGCCGACCACCCCGAGCGGGTGCTGAGCGTGACGCTGGTCGCCCCCGGTGGCACCGTGGCCAATCCGGCGGTGATGGACCGGATCAAGACCAGCACCAGGAGGGCCGTGCTCAGCGACGACATCGAGTTGACCCGCAAGCGCCTGCACCTGTTGATGCACGACCCCGGCAACGCCACCGAAGAGCTGGTCGAGGTCCGGCATGCGATCTACCACCGGCCCGAGTTCATGGCGAACCTCGACCACCTGCTCTGCCTTCAGGAGATGAACAACCGCCGCGAGGATCTCCTCAACACCGAGCAGATGGCCCGGATTTCGGCGCCCACCCGCATCGTCTGGGGTGCGGAGAACCCGTTCGGTGACATCCCGGAGGCCAACGCCATGCACGCGGCCATTCCCGGCTCGGCCCTGACGATCTACCCGCAGTGCGGACACTGGCCCCAGCACGAGCACGCGGAGCGGTTCAACAAGGAGACGCTGGAGTTCCTGGCGGGGGTACCGCGGTGA
- a CDS encoding LLM class flavin-dependent oxidoreductase yields the protein MTAGVSVGIRVPPCRPATEVADFAAEVERLGFDTLYVPDSQLLWRDGYLSLLATALRTSRIGLGTAVTNVVTRHPSVVASAARTVAEAAEGRFRLGLGVGNSSVEPVGLSPSKQAELRAGIDTIRGLLAGAEASFNGVSGRLRDPFPGIPINVAASGPRNLQFAGEVSDGVILLSGVAPVLLERSVHLVRQGAETAGRNPDDVQIIVAAHAMVTDDLERDARILKPVCAGIAQKGGRAALATAGIDIEVPAQVPGVYPDLIHAEDWELAVDRCAEWVSDEDAVAFAQTFCLFGTAEEIVTKIEAANRLGATAIFLQHVGSYDFPEQLASDVATQVLPRLADRAD from the coding sequence GTGACCGCTGGCGTCTCCGTCGGCATCCGCGTGCCGCCGTGCCGGCCGGCAACCGAGGTGGCCGACTTCGCCGCCGAGGTGGAGCGGCTCGGCTTCGACACCCTCTACGTGCCGGACTCCCAGTTGCTGTGGCGCGACGGCTATCTCAGCCTGCTCGCTACGGCGCTGCGGACCTCGCGCATCGGTCTCGGCACCGCCGTGACAAACGTGGTCACGCGCCATCCCAGCGTGGTCGCCTCGGCGGCGCGGACCGTCGCCGAGGCCGCAGAGGGCCGGTTCCGGCTTGGGCTCGGCGTGGGCAACAGCTCCGTCGAGCCGGTGGGGCTGAGCCCGAGCAAGCAGGCGGAGCTACGGGCCGGCATCGACACGATCAGGGGACTGCTCGCCGGTGCGGAGGCCTCTTTCAACGGGGTGTCCGGGCGGCTCCGCGATCCCTTCCCCGGAATCCCGATCAACGTCGCCGCCAGCGGGCCCCGCAATCTCCAGTTCGCCGGCGAGGTCAGCGACGGTGTGATCCTGCTCAGCGGTGTCGCGCCCGTGCTGCTCGAACGCAGCGTGCATCTGGTGCGCCAGGGTGCCGAGACGGCCGGACGGAACCCGGACGACGTGCAGATCATCGTCGCGGCCCACGCCATGGTCACCGACGACCTGGAACGAGACGCCCGGATTCTCAAGCCCGTCTGTGCCGGCATCGCGCAGAAGGGCGGACGGGCGGCGCTGGCCACCGCCGGCATCGACATCGAGGTACCGGCCCAGGTGCCCGGCGTCTACCCCGACCTCATCCACGCCGAGGACTGGGAACTCGCGGTGGACCGATGCGCGGAGTGGGTGAGCGACGAAGACGCGGTGGCGTTCGCACAGACCTTCTGCCTCTTCGGCACCGCCGAGGAGATCGTCACGAAGATCGAGGCCGCCAACCGGCTCGGCGCCACCGCCATCTTCCTCCAGCACGTGGGCTCCTACGATTTTCCCGAACAGCTGGCCTCGGACGTGGCCACGCAGGTCCTTCCCCGGCTCGCCGACCGTGCAGACTGA
- a CDS encoding M20 family metallopeptidase, protein MSERAHELDRLTDAAYAHVTPDLLREIVVGMVDIASPTGEERELADWAVARLTAAGVDARLQPIDLTQANAVGWIPGRANGRSLLLYAPIDTLTTGNPEEDEPYAAAALRPDMRACATVDGDYVLGLGASNPKGHAAVVTAAVEAIHASGIPLEGDLWLGLGAGGMPTNRRATPHVTRENAGQGVGCSFLLEQGVYPDYALIAKPGWSVSWEEVGLCWFEVVVKGTFSYVGSRHRMRYRNPIVEAGKVVAGLEDWFREYSAAHTAGTVAPQGNIGAMRSGWMHLPAVSPSQASLMVDLRIGPDSSPAAIRREFAAAIDRIRDTHPDLEVSWEMMLSIPGTRTDPADRVVRAAVEAWERATGQPHEPILHNSGATDANILRGRGVPTARIGMDRIGPDAPLPLDFPAGMNVVDIREMQRLTRHVIRTALDICGLPDAGALR, encoded by the coding sequence ATGAGCGAACGCGCCCATGAACTCGATCGCCTGACCGATGCGGCGTACGCGCACGTCACGCCGGATCTGCTGCGCGAGATCGTGGTGGGCATGGTCGACATCGCCAGCCCCACCGGGGAGGAACGCGAGCTGGCCGACTGGGCCGTGGCGCGCCTGACCGCCGCCGGTGTCGACGCGCGCCTGCAGCCGATCGACCTCACCCAGGCCAACGCGGTCGGCTGGATTCCCGGCCGGGCCAACGGCCGGTCGCTGCTCCTGTACGCCCCGATCGACACGTTGACCACCGGCAACCCCGAGGAGGACGAGCCCTACGCCGCTGCGGCGTTGCGCCCTGACATGCGCGCCTGCGCCACCGTGGACGGCGACTACGTCCTCGGCCTCGGCGCGAGCAACCCCAAGGGACACGCCGCCGTGGTGACCGCGGCCGTCGAGGCCATCCACGCCTCGGGCATCCCACTCGAAGGTGACCTGTGGCTCGGGCTCGGTGCCGGTGGCATGCCAACCAACCGGCGGGCCACGCCGCACGTCACGCGCGAGAACGCCGGCCAGGGTGTCGGCTGCTCCTTCCTGCTGGAGCAGGGTGTGTACCCGGACTATGCCCTGATCGCTAAGCCTGGTTGGTCCGTATCGTGGGAAGAGGTCGGACTGTGCTGGTTCGAGGTCGTCGTGAAGGGCACCTTCAGCTATGTCGGCAGCCGGCACCGGATGCGGTACCGCAACCCGATCGTCGAGGCCGGGAAGGTCGTCGCCGGCCTTGAGGACTGGTTTCGTGAGTACAGCGCGGCGCACACCGCCGGGACGGTCGCGCCGCAGGGCAACATCGGTGCGATGCGATCCGGCTGGATGCATCTTCCCGCGGTGTCACCGAGCCAGGCCAGCCTGATGGTGGATCTCCGGATCGGACCGGACTCGTCACCGGCCGCGATCCGCCGCGAGTTTGCCGCCGCCATCGACCGGATCCGGGACACCCACCCCGACCTGGAGGTGTCATGGGAGATGATGCTCTCGATACCTGGCACCCGGACCGATCCGGCCGACCGTGTCGTGCGGGCCGCCGTCGAGGCATGGGAGCGCGCCACAGGGCAGCCACACGAGCCGATCCTGCACAACAGCGGTGCGACCGACGCGAACATCCTGCGGGGCAGGGGAGTGCCGACGGCGCGGATCGGAATGGACCGGATCGGCCCCGACGCGCCCCTGCCGCTCGACTTTCCCGCCGGCATGAACGTCGTGGACATCAGGGAGATGCAGCGCCTCACCCGTCATGTCATCCGTACCGCGCTCGACATCTGCGGGTTGCCGGACGCCGGTGCCCTGCGGTAG
- a CDS encoding alpha/beta fold hydrolase, with product MPPEPASQPVPVDVRYAGGVVPLAYRELGEGTVIVYLHGGGPGCTSWLDFRDVSQRLGPGWRQIFVDLAQYGDSAAGVIDGPALDFHASCVLSLLDGLGICRAHVVAQSLGGSVALDMAALAPARVGRIVVTGSQPVAHPGADPSLGVRARRAYYGGDGPSEDRMRELLAGLEWHDATAVPERTVRERYAASTTAWALAVADGSGRGEPQDLSDRLADIPHPVLWVWGAHDPFAPPSYAVDVAASMRRADVAVLGGTSHHPQEERPAAYAGLVREFVSREATGEETR from the coding sequence ATGCCACCTGAGCCGGCGAGCCAGCCGGTCCCGGTGGACGTCCGGTACGCCGGTGGCGTCGTGCCGTTGGCGTACCGGGAGCTCGGGGAGGGCACTGTGATCGTCTATCTGCACGGTGGCGGGCCAGGCTGCACCAGCTGGCTGGACTTCCGTGATGTGTCGCAGCGGCTCGGCCCGGGTTGGCGGCAGATCTTCGTAGACCTTGCCCAATACGGGGATTCGGCGGCGGGCGTCATCGACGGCCCGGCGCTGGACTTCCACGCCTCCTGCGTTCTGTCGCTCCTCGACGGTCTGGGTATCTGTCGGGCACACGTGGTCGCACAGTCGCTCGGTGGCTCGGTGGCGCTCGACATGGCGGCGCTGGCACCGGCCCGGGTGGGCAGGATCGTGGTGACCGGCAGCCAGCCGGTCGCCCATCCTGGCGCCGACCCGTCGCTGGGCGTCAGGGCCCGCCGTGCGTACTACGGCGGCGACGGGCCGAGCGAGGACCGGATGCGGGAACTGCTGGCCGGGCTGGAGTGGCACGACGCCACCGCCGTCCCCGAGCGGACCGTGCGGGAGCGGTATGCCGCGAGCACCACTGCGTGGGCGTTGGCGGTCGCCGACGGCTCGGGACGGGGAGAGCCCCAGGACCTCTCCGACCGGCTCGCCGACATCCCGCACCCCGTGCTCTGGGTGTGGGGGGCGCACGACCCCTTCGCGCCGCCGTCCTACGCCGTCGACGTCGCAGCGTCGATGCGGCGTGCGGACGTCGCGGTGCTGGGCGGCACCTCCCATCACCCACAGGAGGAACGCCCGGCGGCGTACGCGGGGCTGGTCCGTGAGTTCGTGAGCCGAGAAGCGACTGGAGAGGAAACCCGATGA
- a CDS encoding Rieske 2Fe-2S domain-containing protein yields MAVTDPRPEEPPVAKRRAPRRRPTTTEQPESVGNDWRAWPVYEAADLGFRNYWYPVQWAEQVSRKPVPIQLLGERIVLVREGDEIYALHDRCPHRGVPLSLGRRQYEGTISCPYHGWTYRLDSGKMCAALTDGPESPINNRVKVATYPVAQRLGLVWVYVGDGDPPPVERDIPDELVDNEFVMGGRWEIREGNWRFAAENGFDEGHAKYLHNTALWRLFKVMPAWNKTRIVEQDGWLVRVQDEVHWEADFPGLGKWTNRRWWKRMPLPDAPGKGKGTVNPVIRDLNLPGFVSIRLPGLLRVAYPQFIHYEWYVPVNESQVRYVQIMVRFETGAKAMAFKAKYLAAIRWLFHGQFTAQDAWMVDVMNAPPEKLYRPDLSLTAWRRHIEQANPEVQIDRTPHAT; encoded by the coding sequence ATGGCCGTCACCGATCCTCGACCCGAGGAGCCGCCGGTCGCCAAGCGCCGAGCGCCGCGTCGACGCCCCACCACGACCGAACAGCCCGAATCCGTAGGCAACGACTGGCGCGCCTGGCCGGTCTACGAAGCTGCGGATCTCGGCTTCCGCAATTACTGGTACCCGGTGCAGTGGGCGGAGCAGGTGAGCCGAAAGCCGGTCCCGATCCAGCTATTGGGCGAGCGGATCGTCCTGGTCCGTGAAGGGGACGAGATCTACGCGCTGCACGACCGTTGTCCGCACCGTGGGGTGCCGCTGTCCCTTGGCCGCCGGCAGTACGAGGGAACGATCAGCTGTCCGTACCACGGCTGGACCTACCGGCTCGACAGCGGGAAGATGTGCGCTGCCCTGACCGACGGGCCGGAGTCACCGATCAACAACCGGGTCAAGGTGGCGACGTACCCGGTCGCGCAACGACTGGGGCTGGTCTGGGTGTACGTCGGTGACGGCGACCCGCCTCCCGTCGAGCGCGACATCCCGGACGAACTCGTGGACAACGAGTTCGTGATGGGGGGCCGGTGGGAGATCCGTGAGGGGAACTGGCGCTTCGCGGCCGAGAACGGCTTCGACGAGGGACATGCGAAGTACCTGCACAACACAGCTCTCTGGCGACTGTTCAAGGTCATGCCGGCCTGGAACAAGACCCGGATCGTCGAGCAGGACGGATGGCTGGTCCGGGTCCAGGACGAGGTGCACTGGGAGGCCGACTTCCCGGGACTGGGGAAGTGGACCAACCGTCGGTGGTGGAAGCGCATGCCTCTGCCGGACGCCCCGGGCAAGGGCAAGGGCACTGTCAATCCGGTCATCCGGGACCTCAACCTGCCCGGGTTCGTGTCGATCCGGCTCCCCGGGCTGCTCCGGGTCGCGTACCCGCAGTTCATCCACTACGAGTGGTACGTGCCGGTGAACGAGAGCCAGGTGCGCTACGTGCAGATCATGGTCCGCTTCGAGACGGGTGCCAAAGCCATGGCGTTCAAGGCGAAGTACCTAGCCGCCATCCGCTGGCTGTTCCACGGCCAGTTCACCGCGCAGGACGCCTGGATGGTGGATGTGATGAACGCGCCGCCGGAGAAGCTCTACCGTCCCGACCTCTCGCTGACCGCGTGGCGCCGGCACATCGAGCAGGCCAACCCCGAGGTGCAGATCGATCGGACGCCTCATGCCACCTGA
- a CDS encoding PDR/VanB family oxidoreductase has protein sequence MSATTQDEGVLDLVIESMTVEAEGVLGLTLVDPGGGWLPEWTPGSHIDLGMLDVVRQYSLCGDPDDRLRYRVAVLREPKSRGGSDYVHRSMRPGEPVEVGGPRNHFPLNPAKEYVFVAGGIGITPILPMIRQAGQHGTPWRLVYGGRSRRSMAFLRSLRQYGDQVQVCPEEETGRLDLDALLPAYDDGLAVYCCGPGGLIDAVESRCAAWPSDAVNFERFVAKDISALPSLPVRVRCARSQLTLDVPAGESILLALELAGVDVANACRDGVCGSCEVPVLGGVPDHRDSIRSGAELTDTTSMAVCVSRAKSDELVLDI, from the coding sequence ATGAGTGCAACCACGCAGGATGAGGGCGTGCTCGACCTGGTGATCGAGTCGATGACGGTCGAGGCGGAGGGGGTGCTCGGTCTCACTCTGGTCGATCCGGGGGGCGGCTGGCTACCGGAGTGGACCCCGGGGTCGCACATCGACCTGGGTATGCTCGACGTGGTCCGGCAGTACTCGCTGTGCGGTGATCCCGATGACCGCCTCCGCTATCGGGTCGCCGTTCTCCGCGAGCCGAAGAGCCGGGGTGGGTCAGACTACGTCCACCGGTCGATGCGCCCCGGCGAGCCGGTGGAGGTGGGCGGTCCGCGCAACCACTTCCCGCTCAACCCGGCGAAGGAGTACGTCTTTGTCGCGGGCGGCATCGGGATCACGCCGATTCTCCCAATGATCAGGCAGGCCGGACAGCACGGGACGCCATGGCGCCTGGTGTACGGCGGCCGGAGCCGTCGTTCGATGGCCTTCCTCCGGTCGTTGCGGCAGTACGGCGACCAGGTTCAGGTCTGTCCGGAGGAGGAGACAGGACGTCTCGACCTCGACGCGCTGCTGCCGGCGTACGACGACGGTCTGGCGGTGTACTGCTGTGGACCCGGAGGCCTGATCGACGCGGTCGAGTCGCGTTGCGCGGCGTGGCCGTCCGACGCCGTCAACTTCGAGCGGTTCGTAGCCAAGGACATCTCCGCGCTGCCGTCCCTGCCGGTACGGGTACGGTGCGCTCGGTCGCAGCTGACCCTGGACGTGCCGGCCGGCGAAAGCATCCTGTTGGCGCTCGAGTTGGCCGGCGTCGACGTCGCCAACGCCTGTCGTGACGGAGTCTGCGGCTCGTGCGAGGTGCCGGTGCTCGGCGGCGTACCGGATCACCGGGACTCGATCCGTTCGGGCGCGGAACTGACCGACACCACGAGTATGGCTGTCTGCGTGTCGCGGGCCAAGAGCGACGAGTTGGTGCTCGACATCTGA
- a CDS encoding MFS transporter: protein MREGVVRGEAVEVSSSAARWSRHGPRGVASVVVGMVAASIAPFLVGTMSVQIGATFDFTARDIALGVACYYLTSAVISPFGGRLVGRLGTELALRLACAGCTLGLVVAATAVSASGVVLALALLGLPNSLVQPASNQVLASVTSVRRQGLSFGLVQSAIPVATLLSGVLLGIFGQGASWRTAFWLVAALTVVGQFVITKGPTAAGPSRRGKPEQGPDDAPVGGRTFMVALVAGGLLASLAAATLPAFVAVTGQGSGLGPAAVATAQVVGSLACIVARVSFTWRGAVLGGPRLLSGVTCLLLFGAGGYLLLGTGTAWVFGLGAVLAYACGWGWNGIFNLSLTRARPGRIAASTGLAQAGIFGGGVLGPLAFVAVGRNGGYTSAWSFMALVAVAAAVLVGFAGHRWSRDKACSERREMNGR from the coding sequence ATGAGGGAGGGTGTGGTGCGTGGTGAGGCCGTCGAGGTGAGCTCGTCGGCTGCTCGGTGGTCTCGGCACGGGCCGCGCGGCGTGGCGTCCGTGGTCGTCGGGATGGTCGCCGCCTCCATCGCCCCATTCCTCGTGGGGACCATGTCGGTCCAGATCGGGGCGACCTTCGACTTCACGGCCCGGGACATCGCCCTTGGGGTCGCCTGCTACTACCTCACCTCGGCGGTGATCTCACCGTTCGGGGGTCGGTTGGTGGGCAGGCTCGGGACGGAGTTGGCGCTGCGCCTGGCCTGTGCCGGATGCACCCTCGGGCTGGTGGTGGCAGCCACGGCCGTTTCGGCGAGCGGTGTGGTGCTGGCGCTGGCGCTGCTCGGCCTTCCCAACTCACTGGTGCAACCCGCGTCGAACCAGGTGCTCGCGTCCGTCACCTCGGTGCGCCGGCAAGGGCTGTCCTTCGGCCTTGTCCAGTCCGCCATCCCCGTGGCCACGCTGCTCTCCGGCGTCCTGCTGGGGATCTTCGGTCAGGGGGCATCCTGGCGCACCGCCTTTTGGCTGGTCGCCGCGCTGACCGTCGTGGGGCAGTTCGTCATCACGAAAGGGCCGACGGCTGCCGGTCCGAGCCGTCGCGGTAAGCCCGAACAAGGGCCCGATGACGCCCCGGTCGGAGGGCGGACCTTCATGGTGGCGCTCGTGGCGGGCGGCCTGCTGGCATCCCTCGCCGCCGCGACGCTGCCAGCGTTCGTTGCCGTGACAGGGCAGGGCAGCGGACTGGGGCCGGCGGCGGTCGCGACCGCGCAGGTCGTCGGCAGCCTCGCCTGCATCGTCGCGCGGGTGTCGTTCACCTGGCGCGGCGCCGTGCTCGGTGGGCCACGGCTGCTCTCCGGCGTCACCTGCCTGCTTCTTTTCGGCGCAGGGGGCTACCTCCTGCTCGGAACGGGCACGGCGTGGGTCTTCGGACTGGGCGCGGTCCTCGCCTACGCCTGTGGCTGGGGCTGGAACGGGATCTTCAACCTCAGCCTGACCCGTGCCCGTCCGGGTCGGATAGCGGCGTCGACGGGACTCGCCCAGGCGGGGATCTTCGGCGGTGGTGTCCTGGGTCCGTTGGCGTTCGTGGCGGTGGGACGTAACGGCGGGTACACCTCGGCGTGGTCGTTCATGGCGCTGGTCGCCGTCGCCGCAGCCGTGCTTGTCGGTTTCGCCGGTCACCGCTGGAGTCGTGACAAGGCTTGTTCAGAGCGAAGAGAGATGAATGGCCGATGA
- a CDS encoding alpha/beta fold hydrolase, translating into MIFLHQTPRSWDEYRDVLPIVGRAARVLAMDTVGYGASARLDVAQTMELFADGVEDVIEGLGLDRPVLVGHHTGGVVALEVAARRGPSVAGLVLSGTPYVDEARRRLVAASRPPIDHVELTEDGSHLTELWNRRRPFYPPDRPDLLSRFVADACRVIEQAEEGHVAVNTYRMEERIGLVTAPTLVICGELDDFSMPDVPRLVSAIPGSRARVLPGTGVPAVDHHPEAFAAEVLAFLREIGSARA; encoded by the coding sequence GTGATCTTCCTGCATCAGACGCCTCGGTCGTGGGACGAATACCGCGACGTGCTGCCCATCGTGGGGCGAGCGGCACGTGTCCTCGCGATGGATACCGTTGGATACGGTGCGTCTGCCCGGCTTGACGTGGCGCAGACCATGGAGTTGTTCGCCGATGGCGTCGAGGATGTGATCGAGGGGCTCGGCCTCGATCGCCCCGTCCTGGTCGGGCACCACACGGGTGGGGTCGTCGCCCTTGAGGTCGCCGCGCGCCGCGGTCCCTCGGTGGCCGGCCTTGTCCTTTCGGGTACCCCGTATGTGGACGAGGCTCGTCGGCGCCTGGTGGCGGCGAGCCGCCCGCCAATTGACCACGTCGAGTTGACCGAAGATGGCAGTCATCTGACGGAGCTGTGGAACCGTCGTCGTCCCTTTTATCCGCCGGATCGGCCCGACCTGCTGTCCCGGTTTGTCGCTGACGCCTGCCGGGTCATCGAGCAGGCCGAAGAAGGCCACGTGGCGGTGAACACGTACCGGATGGAGGAGCGGATCGGTCTCGTCACCGCGCCGACCCTTGTGATCTGCGGTGAACTGGACGACTTCTCCATGCCGGACGTCCCACGTCTGGTCTCCGCCATTCCGGGTTCCCGTGCCCGTGTCCTTCCCGGAACGGGTGTGCCCGCCGTCGACCACCATCCCGAGGCCTTTGCCGCCGAGGTTCTGGCGTTTCTTCGTGAGATCGGATCGGCACGAGCCTGA
- a CDS encoding CobW family GTP-binding protein, translating to MSSSAQAPTGAVTIDTDDRPSLTVLSGFWPATFAVARSLLAAEPSSLLVRHDITRIRDGLVRRTVSRGADIVEDEQIEVRHHDVFRILREDVVPTLVRLSRDRPDDDLVLVLPDVVEPEAVVAACTFCRVDGTPVTDLIRIDSCVTVVDAEHLLDGLASDDELSVLGIQAAADDHRTVADVVLRQIEYADTLVLWGESRNGTFDTDRLAVLLQRLAPWAAHVRLDSDRVDADRLHRQLRHTHRHRAEIHGVLNRGLQGYSLGVHEPEPDCGVVSAVFRARRPFHPQRLHDVLENVNAEVIRSRGHLWLASQPDSVVAWEFGGGGLAMGSLGHWLVSLPEDRWEHVDAQRSLAAAVDWDPYYGDRHQHLVFIGLGLDAVELHRTLAGCLLTDAELADGEDTWRTYHDPFTGCFPLDTELTQPTTQGAQPA from the coding sequence ATGTCGTCGTCAGCACAGGCTCCGACGGGCGCCGTGACCATCGACACCGATGATCGTCCGTCGTTGACCGTGCTGTCCGGGTTCTGGCCGGCGACCTTCGCGGTCGCCCGGTCGCTGCTCGCCGCCGAGCCGTCGTCGCTGCTGGTGCGCCACGACATCACCAGGATCCGTGACGGCCTCGTTCGACGGACGGTGAGCCGTGGCGCCGACATCGTCGAGGACGAACAGATCGAGGTCCGGCACCACGATGTCTTCCGTATTCTGCGCGAGGACGTGGTGCCCACCCTCGTCCGGCTCAGCCGCGACCGCCCCGACGACGACCTGGTGCTGGTACTGCCCGACGTCGTGGAGCCGGAGGCGGTGGTCGCCGCCTGCACCTTCTGCCGTGTCGACGGCACGCCGGTCACCGACCTGATCCGTATCGACTCGTGCGTCACCGTTGTCGACGCCGAGCATCTACTCGACGGGCTTGCCAGCGACGACGAGCTGAGCGTGCTGGGGATCCAGGCCGCCGCTGACGACCATCGCACCGTCGCCGACGTCGTGCTCCGGCAGATCGAGTACGCCGACACCCTGGTGCTCTGGGGGGAGTCCCGGAACGGAACATTCGACACCGACAGACTGGCCGTCCTGTTGCAACGGCTCGCGCCCTGGGCAGCACACGTCCGGCTCGACAGTGACCGCGTCGATGCCGACAGGTTGCACCGACAGCTGCGGCACACTCATCGGCACCGAGCCGAGATCCACGGGGTGCTCAATCGCGGACTGCAGGGCTACTCGTTGGGTGTCCACGAGCCGGAGCCCGACTGCGGAGTCGTCTCGGCAGTCTTCCGCGCCCGCCGGCCGTTCCATCCTCAGCGCCTGCACGACGTGCTGGAGAACGTCAACGCCGAGGTGATCCGTTCTCGCGGGCACCTCTGGTTGGCCAGCCAGCCCGACAGCGTGGTGGCCTGGGAGTTCGGCGGCGGCGGCCTGGCGATGGGTTCCCTCGGACACTGGCTGGTCAGCCTGCCTGAGGACCGCTGGGAGCACGTCGACGCCCAGCGCAGTCTGGCCGCCGCCGTCGACTGGGACCCCTACTACGGCGACCGGCACCAGCACCTGGTCTTCATCGGCCTCGGTCTGGATGCCGTCGAGCTGCACCGTACTCTCGCCGGCTGCCTGCTGACCGACGCCGAACTCGCCGACGGCGAGGACACCTGGCGTACCTACCACGACCCGTTCACCGGCTGTTTTCCGCTCGACACCGAGCTGACCCAACCCACTACCCAAGGAGCGCAACCCGCATGA
- a CDS encoding type B 50S ribosomal protein L31, with the protein MKPGIHPDYRPVVYRDKGADFAFLTRSTATSDQTIEWTDGNTYPVIDVQISSASHPFWTGKQRLLDTAGRVEKFRQKYARHSPQGR; encoded by the coding sequence ATGAAGCCCGGGATCCACCCCGACTACCGGCCGGTCGTCTACCGCGACAAAGGCGCCGACTTCGCCTTCCTCACCCGCTCCACCGCCACCAGCGACCAGACCATCGAATGGACCGACGGCAACACCTACCCCGTCATCGACGTCCAGATCTCGTCCGCCAGCCATCCCTTCTGGACCGGCAAGCAGCGCCTGCTCGACACCGCCGGCCGGGTCGAGAAATTCCGTCAGAAGTACGCCCGCCACTCACCTCAGGGCAGATGA